In Candidatus Babeliales bacterium, the following proteins share a genomic window:
- the mutL gene encoding DNA mismatch repair endonuclease MutL: MGKIRQLPPHEAHKIAAGEVVERPASVIKELVENSIDAGATTLSIFVKDSGKTLIRIVDNGCGMNQEDAELCFSHHATSKIKSVDELSSIASFGFRGEALSSISAVSKVSLITKEATQSSGILIERESDLNTISSVAAQNGTDIAIHDLFYNVPARKKFLKSDQTEWRQIVQLFQAFCFDYPHIHFKLYSQDTLSYNCPPTETLMQRAQQILDPHISNSLLELEQYQNGSLTIQGVISDHQLYRYDRGLLFFFVNQRWVKNSGLSKACVRGYLNILPPDKFPVALLKITIDKQEVDINVHPRKEEVAFLHPRILENAIQETIKKSLSLKFPPEKKEPIFQSTQFRSQRSSSDTLAQPVFSLPPTLVRPAVNSDYFSPPPFITPAFVQPKEIAQPILQTPDVTETIDASPDIQIPINEETPLRLIGIFAQTYLLLEQENGLLLIDQHAAHERILYEQFRSRFGELPTIQLLFPDVLELSSDEIETTLEYKDFFAKHGIILDQLSKTHIAVQAIPAHLKNASRKDLIKESLALIAEHQELPKEEFFKKVHEKMHAQMACKAAVKAGDQLSLEQQHELIAQLEKCENQIACPHGRPTRWLLSTYEIEKKFKRKV; the protein is encoded by the coding sequence ATGGGAAAAATCAGACAATTACCGCCTCACGAGGCTCATAAAATCGCAGCTGGCGAAGTTGTTGAGCGACCGGCAAGTGTTATTAAAGAGCTTGTAGAAAATTCGATTGACGCAGGCGCCACAACTCTCTCTATCTTTGTCAAAGATTCAGGAAAAACATTAATTCGGATCGTGGATAATGGATGCGGCATGAATCAAGAAGATGCGGAGCTTTGCTTTTCCCATCACGCAACGAGTAAAATTAAGTCGGTCGATGAACTTTCTTCAATAGCAAGTTTTGGATTTCGTGGCGAAGCACTCAGCAGCATCTCCGCTGTGAGCAAAGTTTCGCTCATTACAAAGGAAGCAACTCAATCGAGCGGAATTTTAATTGAGCGAGAAAGCGACCTGAACACAATTTCTTCCGTGGCAGCTCAAAACGGCACAGATATTGCAATACATGATCTTTTTTACAATGTGCCGGCAAGAAAAAAATTTTTAAAAAGCGATCAAACAGAATGGCGCCAAATCGTTCAACTCTTTCAAGCATTTTGTTTTGATTATCCGCATATTCATTTTAAATTATATTCTCAAGATACCCTCAGCTATAACTGCCCCCCAACCGAAACGCTCATGCAGCGGGCGCAACAAATTCTTGATCCGCATATTTCAAACTCACTCCTTGAGCTTGAGCAGTATCAAAACGGTTCACTTACTATCCAAGGCGTAATATCCGATCATCAGCTTTATCGATATGATCGAGGTCTACTTTTTTTCTTTGTTAACCAACGATGGGTAAAAAACAGCGGCCTTTCCAAAGCATGCGTAAGGGGATATCTCAACATTCTGCCTCCCGATAAATTTCCGGTTGCGCTTCTAAAAATTACGATAGATAAGCAAGAGGTCGATATCAATGTTCATCCTCGAAAAGAAGAGGTTGCTTTCCTGCATCCACGAATTTTGGAAAACGCTATTCAGGAAACAATAAAAAAATCACTTTCGCTCAAATTCCCTCCTGAAAAAAAAGAACCTATTTTTCAATCTACACAATTTCGCTCGCAACGGAGTTCCAGTGATACGCTGGCACAACCAGTTTTCTCATTACCTCCAACGCTTGTTCGGCCTGCCGTTAACAGTGATTATTTTTCACCCCCGCCATTTATCACTCCAGCATTTGTTCAACCAAAAGAAATTGCGCAACCGATTTTGCAAACACCTGATGTAACTGAAACAATCGATGCATCTCCCGATATTCAAATTCCAATAAATGAAGAAACGCCATTGCGCTTAATTGGCATCTTCGCACAAACCTATCTGCTACTCGAACAAGAGAATGGGCTGTTGCTCATTGATCAACATGCGGCGCATGAGCGAATTCTTTACGAGCAATTTAGATCTCGTTTTGGAGAGCTACCAACTATTCAATTACTCTTTCCTGATGTGCTTGAACTTTCATCAGATGAAATTGAAACCACGCTGGAATATAAAGATTTTTTTGCTAAGCACGGAATTATTCTGGATCAATTAAGCAAAACACATATCGCCGTTCAAGCGATACCTGCGCATCTAAAAAACGCATCGCGTAAAGATCTTATTAAAGAATCGCTTGCGCTCATTGCAGAGCACCAAGAATTGCCAAAAGAAGAGTTTTTCAAAAAAGTGCATGAAAAAATGCACGCGCAAATGGCTTGCAAAGCTGCAGTAAAAGCTGGCGATCAATTATCTCTTGAACAGCAACATGAACTTATTGCACAGCTTGAAAAATGCGAAAACCAAATCGCATGCCCGCATGGAAGGCCAACGCGTTGGCTTTTGAGCACGTACGAGATTGAAAAAAAATTTAAACGCAAAGTTTAA
- a CDS encoding PilN domain-containing protein, whose product MKKTVNLFYLLPPKQQESLKLWYRISWILLSAALIVVLSINACQLMHLMYAKTKRNELITAQRTNAFCENLETLQTEKNNLQHSLQKIERYQSATKVPLELLNYISSIIPKDTALTQISYQGKSLLTVSGQTRSLQSVEQFLESLKQSAHYKTVKLDSLHHGRDTKDENSLIDFRVIAALV is encoded by the coding sequence ATGAAAAAAACAGTTAATCTTTTTTATCTTTTGCCGCCAAAGCAGCAAGAATCGCTCAAACTTTGGTACCGTATTTCCTGGATTCTCCTCTCCGCTGCGCTCATAGTTGTTTTGAGTATTAACGCATGCCAATTAATGCACCTCATGTACGCAAAAACAAAAAGAAACGAGCTTATTACTGCACAGCGCACTAATGCTTTTTGTGAAAACCTAGAAACGCTACAAACGGAAAAAAATAATTTGCAACATTCACTCCAGAAAATAGAGCGTTATCAATCTGCAACAAAAGTTCCGCTGGAACTCTTGAACTATATTTCGTCGATCATTCCAAAAGATACGGCACTCACTCAAATTTCGTATCAGGGTAAAAGCCTATTGACCGTAAGCGGCCAAACGCGCAGCTTACAATCAGTAGAACAGTTTTTGGAATCACTCAAGCAATCCGCTCACTATAAAACAGTTAAGCTCGATTCGCTGCATCATGGGCGCGATACAAAAGATGAGAATAGTTTGATCGATTTTCGAGTGATAGCAGCCCTCGTATAA
- the prmC gene encoding peptide chain release factor N(5)-glutamine methyltransferase encodes MNHQTQTLIAKLEQQLASIYKTTIEQQQVAWWLLQALTGFDVAHILTKEILELSDDQENKLNEWIRLHTIEQKPLQYILGTVPFGSLSIIVEPPTLIPRPETEEWALHIINLLKKLKDQHLTILDLCTGSGCIALLLAKELPASQLIATDLADSALSCAHANAKANRLQNVTIIKSDLYNDIEPRKQFDLIVSNPPYIAAQEWKHLDPMVANWEDRNALVSEHGGLAHIEEIIKKAPLYLKQNNQMKELMIPQLIIEIGYRQGNSVKELMRKALFEHVEIWKDLEGKDRAVCARMPL; translated from the coding sequence TTGAATCATCAAACACAAACATTAATAGCTAAGCTCGAGCAACAATTAGCTTCTATTTATAAAACAACTATTGAGCAACAGCAAGTTGCTTGGTGGCTTTTGCAAGCGCTTACCGGATTTGATGTTGCGCATATTTTAACCAAAGAAATACTAGAGCTGAGCGACGATCAAGAAAATAAACTTAATGAATGGATCCGGCTGCACACTATTGAACAAAAACCGTTGCAGTATATTTTAGGAACCGTACCTTTTGGTTCGCTTTCCATAATTGTTGAGCCTCCAACGCTTATTCCGCGCCCAGAAACTGAAGAATGGGCTTTGCACATTATCAATCTTCTCAAAAAATTAAAGGATCAACATTTAACAATTTTGGATTTATGCACCGGAAGTGGTTGTATTGCGCTTTTGCTTGCAAAAGAATTACCAGCATCTCAATTAATCGCAACAGATCTTGCCGATTCTGCCCTTTCTTGCGCGCATGCAAATGCAAAAGCAAATCGTTTACAAAATGTTACGATCATTAAATCGGATCTTTATAACGATATTGAACCACGCAAGCAATTTGATTTAATCGTTAGCAATCCTCCCTATATTGCTGCACAAGAATGGAAACATCTGGACCCAATGGTTGCAAATTGGGAAGATCGTAATGCCCTTGTTTCAGAACACGGTGGCCTTGCTCATATTGAGGAAATTATAAAAAAGGCGCCGCTCTATTTAAAGCAAAACAATCAGATGAAAGAGTTGATGATTCCGCAACTCATTATTGAAATTGGCTACCGACAAGGAAATTCGGTTAAAGAACTTATGCGCAAGGCGCTTTTTGAACATGTGGAAATTTGGAAAGATCTTGAAGGAAAAGATCGTGCTGTCTGCGCTAGGATGCCACTATGA